One Solidesulfovibrio fructosivorans JJ] DNA window includes the following coding sequences:
- the amrA gene encoding AmmeMemoRadiSam system protein A has translation MDAFHFALTGEEKDYLKNCVKLRIAARLAGKAAAVPQPPTDKLREAYGAFVTLNLRGRLRGCIGHIIGDRPLFTTIADMAEAAAFEDPRFPPLSPEEFEAVTVEISVLSPLTPCPDPNLVEVGRHGLLMRRGGRSGLLLPQVPVEWGWDRETFLCQTCSKAGMEPGCWKDPATQIFWFEAEVF, from the coding sequence ATGGACGCGTTTCATTTCGCCTTGACCGGGGAAGAGAAGGATTACCTCAAGAATTGCGTCAAGCTGCGTATCGCCGCGCGGCTGGCCGGCAAGGCCGCCGCGGTGCCGCAGCCGCCGACGGACAAGCTGCGTGAAGCTTACGGCGCGTTCGTCACGCTCAATTTGCGCGGCCGGCTTCGGGGCTGTATCGGCCATATCATCGGCGACCGTCCGCTTTTTACGACCATCGCCGACATGGCCGAGGCGGCGGCCTTCGAGGACCCGCGTTTCCCGCCGCTTTCCCCTGAGGAATTCGAGGCCGTCACCGTGGAGATATCGGTCCTAAGCCCCCTGACGCCTTGCCCGGACCCGAATCTGGTGGAAGTGGGCCGCCATGGGCTGCTTATGCGCCGGGGCGGACGTTCGGGGCTGCTTTTGCCCCAGGTGCCGGTTGAATGGGGCTGGGACCGGGAGACGTTTCTGTGCCAGACTTGCAGCAAGGCCGGTATGGAACCCGGCTGCTGGAAAGACCCGGCCACCCAGATTTTCTGGTTCGAAGCCGAAGTCTTTTAA
- a CDS encoding DJ-1/PfpI family protein — MAKQSTDVAILVFPGVELLDFTGPYEALSACRLDATRRREEPSPFRPQLVAASLEPVACANGPRFLPDTTFADCTAPHILLVPGGWGVRKPLDDTALLAWIRKIGAKARTVAGVCTGSMLLGKAGLLEGRRATTHWRSLDWMRASYPGVTVVDDAHVVEDGHVLTSAGISAGIDLGLHLVARYYGEDTARATAAHLEYRFSQDNKRRVSLSPVKSS; from the coding sequence ATGGCAAAGCAATCGACCGACGTGGCGATTCTCGTGTTCCCGGGCGTGGAGCTCTTGGATTTTACCGGCCCCTATGAGGCGCTTTCCGCCTGCCGGCTTGATGCGACGCGGCGGCGGGAGGAGCCTTCGCCCTTTCGTCCGCAACTTGTCGCCGCTTCCCTCGAACCCGTCGCCTGCGCCAACGGGCCGCGTTTTCTGCCCGATACGACCTTTGCGGACTGCACCGCCCCGCACATCCTTCTCGTCCCTGGCGGCTGGGGCGTGAGAAAACCCCTCGACGATACGGCGCTTTTGGCCTGGATCAGGAAAATCGGCGCGAAAGCGCGGACGGTCGCCGGCGTATGCACAGGCTCCATGCTGCTCGGCAAGGCCGGGCTCCTGGAGGGCAGACGGGCCACCACCCATTGGCGTTCCCTTGACTGGATGCGCGCCAGCTATCCCGGCGTCACGGTGGTGGATGATGCCCATGTTGTGGAAGACGGGCATGTCCTGACCTCCGCCGGCATCAGCGCCGGTATCGATCTTGGCCTGCACCTCGTCGCCCGGTACTACGGCGAGGACACCGCCAGGGCCACGGCGGCACACCTGGAATATCGTTTTTCCCAAGACAACAAACGGAGAGTCTCCCTCTCCCCTGTGAAAAGTTCTTGA
- a CDS encoding bacteriohemerythrin yields MSIRLQVLCSLAIMFLLSCVMFAATWSLTASQKADGLVISLAGRQRMQVQKIAKDALTYAHNAKSGRADASLAAAVRKRLVTFADIQKLLIAGGDYNDGKGFHIPTADQETAALLMATATHFKPFVTEVETMLSRPDSATADRLAAAAENVVTAQDKAVDQLEAETEGNVTTLMTIQASGMALGAVVFVTVLMLLGRNLSAPLTRLREYAAAVARGDLKARAAGNYPSELAELRESLSRMVAALEANMTEAREKGLQAERHAAEAETALATTREQEAQTNELLSRMNEAAAKAVTVSESVMDESASLLEQAHHVAGGAQHQRDRMIETATAMEEMNATVLEVARNASAAAASADEAKGKALTGAEGVRSAVDSIETIRQRILELKESMTRLGQQADSIGHIMNVISDIADQTNLLALNAAIEAARAGDAGRGFAVVADEVRKLAEKTMTATKEVGEAVASIQGQARENISAVETAAQGIEESTNAAAASGRFMDEIVGIVDATAAQVASIATASEEQSATSEEINRAVEEVNRIAGETADGMETATAALSALSALSGELDDVIRRMTGDTTASRPRKTVAPRAVAARAKMPSLPSSRPAAKSLPAPRRPVAAKALPHAPAKPAPKAASTHPAPAHAAPSKSASDAILIWDQSLAVGIQEIDSQHQKLVRMICDLHEAMRAGKGKGQVESILRELEEYAVEHFGFEEKLMEQYKYPGYLNHRKEHEKFVDKVIAFGNDFRANKVALTNEVMDFLKNWLVGHIKGTDQKYSSFFNERGVR; encoded by the coding sequence ATGAGTATTCGTCTGCAAGTTCTCTGCTCCCTCGCTATCATGTTCCTTTTGAGCTGCGTGATGTTCGCCGCGACCTGGAGCCTGACCGCTTCCCAAAAGGCGGACGGTCTGGTCATCAGCCTGGCCGGCCGGCAGCGCATGCAGGTCCAGAAAATCGCCAAGGACGCCCTGACCTACGCCCATAACGCCAAATCCGGGCGCGCCGATGCCTCCCTGGCCGCCGCTGTGCGCAAGCGCCTCGTCACCTTCGCCGACATTCAGAAGCTGCTCATTGCCGGCGGCGACTACAACGACGGCAAGGGTTTCCATATCCCCACGGCCGATCAGGAAACGGCCGCCCTGCTCATGGCTACAGCAACGCATTTCAAGCCCTTCGTGACGGAAGTGGAAACCATGCTGTCCAGGCCGGACAGCGCCACGGCCGACAGGCTGGCGGCCGCGGCGGAAAATGTGGTGACGGCCCAGGACAAGGCCGTGGACCAGCTGGAAGCCGAAACCGAGGGCAACGTCACAACCCTGATGACCATCCAGGCCAGCGGCATGGCTCTTGGCGCGGTGGTCTTCGTGACCGTGCTGATGCTTTTGGGCCGCAACCTGAGCGCGCCGCTGACAAGGTTGCGGGAATATGCCGCCGCCGTGGCCCGTGGCGACCTCAAGGCCCGCGCCGCCGGGAATTATCCATCGGAATTGGCCGAATTGCGTGAATCCCTCTCCCGCATGGTGGCCGCCCTTGAAGCCAACATGACCGAGGCCCGGGAGAAAGGCCTCCAGGCCGAACGCCATGCCGCCGAGGCCGAGACCGCCCTGGCCACCACCCGGGAACAGGAAGCCCAAACCAACGAGCTGCTTTCCCGCATGAACGAGGCCGCGGCCAAGGCCGTGACCGTATCCGAATCCGTCATGGACGAATCGGCGAGCCTGCTCGAACAAGCCCACCACGTGGCCGGCGGCGCCCAGCACCAGCGTGACCGCATGATCGAGACGGCCACGGCCATGGAGGAGATGAACGCCACCGTGCTCGAGGTGGCCCGCAACGCCTCCGCCGCCGCCGCCAGCGCCGACGAGGCCAAGGGCAAGGCGCTCACCGGGGCCGAGGGCGTGCGCTCCGCCGTCGATTCCATCGAAACCATCCGCCAACGCATCCTGGAGCTCAAGGAATCCATGACCCGCCTTGGCCAGCAGGCCGACAGCATCGGGCATATCATGAACGTCATTTCCGACATCGCCGACCAGACCAACCTGCTGGCCTTAAACGCCGCCATCGAAGCGGCAAGGGCCGGCGACGCCGGGCGCGGCTTCGCGGTCGTGGCCGACGAGGTGCGAAAGCTGGCCGAAAAGACCATGACCGCCACCAAGGAAGTGGGCGAGGCCGTGGCCTCCATCCAGGGCCAGGCCCGCGAGAACATCAGCGCCGTGGAAACAGCCGCCCAGGGCATCGAGGAGAGCACGAACGCCGCCGCCGCCTCGGGTCGTTTCATGGACGAGATCGTGGGCATCGTCGACGCCACCGCCGCGCAAGTCGCCTCCATCGCCACGGCCTCGGAGGAGCAGTCCGCGACCTCCGAAGAGATCAACCGGGCCGTGGAAGAGGTCAACCGCATCGCGGGTGAAACCGCCGACGGCATGGAAACCGCCACCGCCGCGCTTTCCGCGCTTTCCGCCCTGTCCGGCGAACTCGACGACGTCATTCGCCGCATGACCGGCGATACGACGGCGTCCCGCCCGAGAAAGACCGTGGCGCCGCGCGCCGTGGCCGCGAGGGCCAAGATGCCGTCCCTGCCGTCGAGCCGTCCCGCCGCCAAGTCGTTGCCCGCTCCCCGGCGTCCGGTCGCGGCCAAGGCCCTTCCCCATGCGCCGGCCAAACCCGCGCCTAAAGCCGCGTCCACGCATCCCGCTCCCGCCCATGCCGCGCCGTCCAAATCCGCCAGCGACGCCATCCTCATCTGGGACCAATCTCTGGCCGTCGGCATCCAGGAAATCGACAGCCAGCACCAGAAGCTGGTGCGGATGATCTGCGACCTGCACGAGGCCATGCGCGCCGGAAAGGGCAAGGGGCAGGTGGAAAGCATCCTGCGCGAACTCGAGGAATACGCGGTGGAGCATTTCGGTTTCGAGGAAAAGCTCATGGAGCAGTACAAGTACCCGGGCTACCTCAACCACCGCAAGGAGCACGAGAAGTTCGTGGATAAGGTTATCGCCTTCGGCAATGACTTCCGGGCCAACAAGGTGGCGCTGACCAACGAGGTCATGGACTTCCTGAAAAACTGGCTCGTCGGCCACATCAAGGGCACCGACCAGAAGTACAGTTCGTTCTTCAACGAACGCGGCGTTCGTTGA
- a CDS encoding amidohydrolase family protein has translation MFIDIHTHAYHPKISDKVLAQLEDHYGIKPVGTGQIDDLIARAKKAGLEKVVVHNAATAAAQVVPANNWAIRIHRENPEVLSFGTLHPDYPDFERELDRLERNGIKGIKFHADFQGFRLDDHRLWPIFEALSGRFMVMLHVGDNLPPDENNSSPDKVAAIVRDFPGLTVIAAHLGGYLHWQYVLEHLLGKDVYIDTSSSLSFIDDDTLHRIFDGHPRERILFGSDYPLFDPGDEIGLLRRRLSLRDAELESLLSAATALFR, from the coding sequence ATGTTCATCGACATCCACACGCACGCCTATCATCCCAAGATATCGGACAAGGTTCTGGCCCAGCTCGAGGACCACTACGGCATCAAACCCGTCGGCACGGGGCAGATTGACGACCTGATCGCCCGGGCCAAAAAAGCCGGTCTGGAAAAGGTGGTGGTCCACAACGCGGCCACGGCCGCGGCCCAGGTCGTCCCGGCCAACAACTGGGCCATCCGCATCCACCGGGAGAACCCAGAGGTGCTTTCCTTCGGCACCCTGCACCCGGACTACCCGGACTTCGAGCGCGAACTGGACAGGCTTGAGCGAAACGGCATCAAGGGCATCAAGTTTCACGCCGATTTCCAGGGCTTCCGCCTGGACGATCATCGGCTGTGGCCGATTTTCGAGGCTCTTTCCGGTCGTTTCATGGTCATGCTCCACGTGGGCGACAACCTGCCGCCCGATGAGAACAACTCCTCCCCGGACAAAGTGGCGGCCATTGTTCGCGATTTTCCGGGGCTTACGGTCATCGCCGCCCACCTGGGAGGGTATCTCCACTGGCAGTACGTTCTGGAGCATCTCCTCGGCAAGGACGTCTACATCGATACCTCGAGTTCCCTGTCCTTTATCGACGACGACACCCTGCATCGCATCTTTGATGGCCACCCCCGCGAACGTATTCTTTTCGGCAGCGATTACCCGCTTTTTGATCCCGGCGACGAGATCGGTCTGCTGCGCCGCCGCCTGTCCCTTCGCGATGCGGAGCTCGAGAGCTTGCTTTCGGCCGCAACCGCACTTTTCCGATAA
- a CDS encoding methyl-accepting chemotaxis protein, whose product MKFTIAARLGLGFGLVLAAMTTGTLVMTLSMSAVKERAANIRTESLPLADEAAKMQFMAVNVQQLLTDVSATGSEDGFAEAKESADIFRNGVAKFKEAARQKNDAALRTEIEAIAKDFEAMNDVGIRMAKAYISQGREAGNALMEDFDARTEALAKRINPLKERQFKMADDQVSAVVASLGTDLTLQYALLALSLGIGVVTAWLVSRSIGRQLGAEPEEVAALAREVAAGHFDNVQAACARNGDNCGVMSAMAEMAKKLRASFEEVAAGKAAAEDKSAEAERSRLAAEKAMGQAETARLAGMAEAAERLEDLADVVARAGNALTDRVAQVSGGTQRQYDRTTETATAMEELNATVLAVAQNAERASESAQAAREGATQGLSATEEVSSSIARVRELSLGLKASLDGLGERAKGITAIMSVISDIADQTNLLALNAAIEAARAGDAGRGFAVVADEVRKLAEKTMQATGEVAAVVTAINDGVRENVSGMDTAVEAVAATTELAEKSGAALRHIVDMTESTTEEIRQIAEASQQQSAASDEINRALADISLVSEETAQGMDDAREELDRLSQSAAQLAALIDGLRREDSAALPSV is encoded by the coding sequence ATGAAATTCACCATTGCGGCCCGATTGGGGCTCGGCTTCGGACTTGTGCTTGCGGCCATGACCACCGGAACGCTGGTCATGACCCTGTCCATGAGCGCCGTGAAGGAACGCGCGGCCAACATCCGCACCGAAAGCCTTCCCCTGGCCGACGAAGCGGCCAAAATGCAGTTTATGGCCGTGAACGTGCAACAGCTCCTCACCGATGTTTCGGCGACCGGCAGCGAGGACGGCTTCGCGGAGGCCAAGGAGTCGGCGGACATATTTCGAAACGGCGTGGCCAAATTCAAGGAAGCGGCGCGCCAAAAAAACGATGCGGCCCTGCGTACGGAAATCGAGGCCATCGCCAAGGACTTCGAGGCAATGAACGATGTCGGCATCCGCATGGCCAAGGCCTATATCAGCCAGGGCCGCGAGGCCGGCAACGCGCTGATGGAGGACTTCGACGCGCGCACGGAGGCTTTGGCCAAGCGCATCAATCCGCTCAAGGAACGGCAGTTCAAAATGGCCGATGACCAGGTTTCCGCCGTGGTCGCCTCCCTGGGCACGGACCTGACCCTGCAATACGCCCTGCTCGCCCTGTCGCTTGGCATCGGCGTGGTCACGGCCTGGCTGGTTTCCCGAAGCATCGGGAGACAGCTCGGAGCCGAGCCCGAGGAAGTGGCCGCCCTGGCACGGGAAGTGGCTGCCGGACACTTCGACAACGTCCAAGCCGCCTGCGCCAGAAACGGCGACAACTGCGGGGTCATGTCGGCCATGGCCGAAATGGCTAAAAAACTGCGCGCCTCATTCGAGGAGGTCGCGGCCGGCAAAGCCGCGGCCGAAGACAAAAGCGCCGAAGCCGAGCGCAGCCGGCTCGCGGCCGAGAAAGCCATGGGGCAGGCCGAAACGGCGCGCCTCGCCGGCATGGCCGAAGCGGCCGAACGCTTGGAAGACCTGGCCGATGTCGTGGCCCGGGCCGGCAACGCCCTGACCGACCGCGTCGCCCAGGTTTCGGGCGGGACCCAGCGCCAGTACGACCGTACCACCGAGACGGCCACGGCCATGGAAGAACTCAACGCCACCGTGCTCGCCGTGGCCCAAAACGCCGAACGGGCCTCGGAGAGCGCCCAGGCCGCCCGGGAAGGGGCGACACAAGGGCTGAGCGCCACCGAGGAGGTCTCCAGCTCCATCGCACGGGTCCGGGAGCTTTCCCTCGGACTCAAGGCCAGCCTCGACGGACTGGGCGAGCGGGCCAAGGGCATCACCGCCATCATGAGCGTCATTTCCGACATCGCCGACCAGACCAACCTGCTGGCCTTAAACGCCGCCATCGAGGCGGCAAGGGCCGGCGACGCCGGACGCGGCTTCGCGGTCGTGGCCGACGAGGTGCGAAAGCTGGCCGAAAAGACCATGCAGGCAACCGGCGAGGTGGCCGCCGTGGTCACGGCCATAAACGACGGCGTTCGGGAAAACGTGTCCGGAATGGACACGGCCGTGGAGGCTGTGGCCGCCACCACGGAACTTGCCGAAAAATCCGGGGCCGCCCTGCGCCATATCGTGGACATGACGGAGTCCACCACCGAAGAGATCCGCCAGATCGCCGAAGCCTCGCAGCAGCAATCCGCCGCCTCGGACGAGATCAACCGGGCCCTGGCCGACATCAGCCTCGTATCCGAGGAGACCGCCCAGGGCATGGACGACGCCCGGGAGGAACTAGACCGGCTGTCTCAATCGGCGGCCCAGCTCGCCGCGCTGATCGACGGACTACGGCGCGAAGATTCCGCCGCCCTCCCGAGCGTATAA
- a CDS encoding cofactor-independent phosphoglycerate mutase, which yields MSKLVFLIADGMGDLPLEALGGRTPMEAAATPVMDAMAREGMVGLCRTVPEGMAPGSDVANMALLGFDPAAYHTGRGPIEAAAMGLSLGADDVVFRLNTVTVSELSDTGLMRDYSAGHIATEVSTKLVEAIGRECCPSDYVVHPGVQYRHLLVAKGAAGRAEARVAVRPPHDITDQGIAPDLAELRRAPDLWHFVQCAGKVLAGAENASKANAVWPWGQGRALALPDFAGTFGLRGAVVSAVDLVKGLGRAAGMAVLDVPGATGLLDTNYEGKVAAALDFLKIGDFVFVHVEAPDECGHAGDAASKTEAVARFDARIVAPMREALGNDVAFLIACDHPTPIVIRTHSADPVPFLFFKQGVTPSGAAAFSEREAAATGLAVAPGHTLLPTAVGWANGKQ from the coding sequence TTGTCCAAACTCGTTTTCCTTATCGCTGACGGCATGGGTGATCTGCCGCTCGAGGCACTGGGCGGCAGGACGCCCATGGAGGCGGCGGCAACGCCCGTCATGGACGCCATGGCCAGAGAGGGCATGGTGGGGCTTTGCCGCACGGTGCCGGAGGGCATGGCTCCGGGGTCGGATGTGGCCAACATGGCCTTGCTGGGCTTCGACCCGGCCGCTTACCACACCGGGCGCGGGCCCATCGAGGCGGCGGCCATGGGCTTGTCGCTCGGGGCTGACGACGTGGTCTTTCGGCTCAACACCGTGACGGTCAGCGAGCTCTCCGATACGGGCCTCATGCGCGACTATTCCGCCGGCCATATCGCCACGGAAGTCTCGACCAAGCTGGTGGAGGCCATTGGCCGGGAATGTTGTCCGTCGGACTACGTGGTCCATCCGGGCGTGCAGTATCGCCATCTGCTCGTGGCCAAGGGCGCGGCGGGGCGTGCGGAGGCGCGGGTCGCGGTGCGTCCGCCCCATGACATCACGGACCAGGGCATCGCCCCCGACTTGGCGGAGCTGCGCCGGGCACCGGACTTGTGGCATTTCGTGCAATGCGCCGGCAAGGTCCTGGCCGGGGCGGAAAATGCCAGCAAGGCCAATGCCGTGTGGCCGTGGGGGCAGGGCAGGGCGCTTGCGCTTCCCGATTTCGCCGGGACGTTCGGGTTGCGCGGGGCCGTGGTTTCGGCCGTGGATCTGGTCAAGGGCCTTGGCCGGGCCGCCGGCATGGCTGTTTTGGACGTGCCCGGGGCCACGGGACTCCTCGACACCAATTACGAAGGCAAGGTGGCGGCGGCGCTGGATTTTCTTAAAATCGGCGATTTCGTGTTCGTGCACGTCGAGGCGCCGGACGAGTGCGGCCACGCCGGGGATGCGGCCTCCAAGACCGAGGCCGTGGCCCGCTTCGACGCCCGCATCGTGGCCCCCATGCGCGAGGCCTTGGGAAACGACGTCGCGTTTCTGATCGCCTGCGACCATCCCACCCCCATTGTCATTCGCACGCACAGCGCCGATCCCGTGCCTTTCCTTTTCTTTAAGCAAGGCGTAACCCCTTCCGGCGCGGCCGCTTTTTCCGAACGCGAGGCGGCCGCCACCGGCCTTGCCGTCGCCCCGGGGCATACCCTTTTGCCGACGGCTGTCGGCTGGGCGAACGGGAAACAATAA
- a CDS encoding tRNA1(Val) (adenine(37)-N6)-methyltransferase: protein MTRESARQHFPRGLVQPPNGFRFGTDALLLACFAASLPGRRVLDCGTGCGPVGLGMLLSGEDSQRLVLGLDKAPEMIAAANANAQALGFGDRFAARLLDMRDLRDRPDIVSAESMDLVVANPPYRHPDSGRRPPSADRETARFEVDGGLEAFVDAAAYALVNAGRFACVHLAERLAHVVRSLAARNLEIKHILPISPRRDAPAKQMLVLARKNGRPGLRLDPPLALYEGEGAETRLSRQALRFCPFLACNASPGTFAAAAE, encoded by the coding sequence ATGACGCGGGAATCGGCCCGGCAACACTTTCCGCGCGGTCTGGTCCAGCCGCCGAACGGATTTCGCTTCGGCACGGACGCGCTGCTGCTGGCCTGCTTCGCCGCCAGCCTCCCCGGCCGGCGCGTGCTCGACTGCGGCACCGGCTGCGGTCCGGTGGGTCTGGGCATGCTGCTTTCCGGCGAAGACAGCCAACGCCTGGTGCTCGGCCTGGACAAGGCCCCGGAGATGATCGCGGCGGCCAATGCCAACGCCCAGGCCCTAGGTTTTGGCGACCGGTTCGCGGCACGGCTTCTCGACATGCGGGACCTGCGCGACCGGCCGGACATCGTGTCCGCCGAATCCATGGATCTGGTGGTAGCCAATCCGCCGTACCGCCATCCCGATTCGGGCCGCCGGCCCCCTTCCGCGGATCGCGAAACGGCCCGGTTCGAGGTGGACGGCGGCCTGGAGGCATTCGTCGACGCTGCCGCGTACGCCCTGGTCAACGCGGGGCGCTTCGCCTGCGTCCATCTGGCCGAACGGCTGGCCCATGTCGTGAGGAGCCTTGCGGCCCGCAACCTGGAAATCAAACACATTCTCCCCATCTCGCCGCGCCGGGACGCCCCGGCCAAACAGATGCTCGTCCTGGCCCGTAAAAACGGCCGGCCCGGCCTGCGTCTGGACCCGCCCCTGGCCCTCTATGAAGGCGAGGGAGCGGAAACGCGCTTGTCGCGACAGGCCCTGCGTTTCTGTCCCTTTCTGGCCTGCAACGCCTCCCCCGGAACCTTCGCCGCTGCCGCGGAGTAA
- a CDS encoding acyl-CoA thioesterase has protein sequence MAPIVKPEDFPSPDSRLELTVSYGETDRMGYAYYGHYPHWFERGRGHFIKERGMSYGEVETRGVWLPVRDLAVRYLRPAHYDDVVTVRTAIAAWGRASVTFVYQVFGPPDASILLAAGETLHACTTPEGRPMAVPGWLRGLFSV, from the coding sequence ATGGCCCCCATCGTAAAACCCGAGGATTTTCCCTCCCCCGACTCCCGGCTGGAGCTGACCGTCTCCTACGGGGAAACGGACCGGATGGGTTATGCCTATTACGGGCATTATCCCCATTGGTTCGAGCGGGGCAGGGGGCATTTCATCAAGGAGCGCGGCATGAGCTACGGCGAGGTCGAGACGCGCGGGGTATGGCTGCCCGTGCGCGATCTTGCCGTTCGCTACCTGCGTCCGGCCCATTACGACGACGTGGTCACGGTGCGCACCGCCATCGCCGCCTGGGGCCGGGCCTCGGTCACCTTCGTCTACCAGGTTTTCGGTCCGCCGGACGCCTCGATTCTCCTGGCCGCCGGCGAGACTCTGCACGCCTGCACCACGCCCGAGGGGCGGCCCATGGCCGTTCCGGGGTGGCTGCGCGGGCTTTTTTCCGTCTAA
- a CDS encoding TerC family protein, with translation MALFTVENLIAFLTLAALEIILGIDNIVFIAIISNALPEAIQTKARKIGLLLAMGTRLLLLFGITWIMGLTAPLFSVLGHTVTGRDIVLLAGGLFLIAKSTFEIHEKIEPEPDGELHVKRVRTFWPTVTQIALLDIVFSLDSVITAVGMSGEIVVMAAAVIAAVLVMMRFADPVSHFVARHPTVQMLALSFLILIGVFLVAEGLGRPIDRGYIYFAMAFSLLVELLNMRARKAEAKQNRP, from the coding sequence ATGGCGCTTTTCACTGTGGAAAACCTGATCGCCTTCCTGACGCTGGCCGCCCTCGAGATCATTCTCGGCATCGACAACATCGTCTTTATCGCCATCATCAGCAACGCGCTGCCCGAAGCCATCCAGACCAAGGCGCGCAAGATCGGCCTGCTTCTGGCCATGGGCACCCGCCTGCTGCTGCTTTTCGGCATCACCTGGATCATGGGGCTCACCGCGCCGCTTTTTTCCGTGCTCGGCCATACGGTCACGGGCCGCGACATCGTGCTTTTGGCGGGCGGGCTTTTCCTCATCGCCAAATCGACCTTCGAGATTCATGAGAAAATCGAACCGGAACCTGACGGGGAACTCCACGTGAAAAGGGTCCGGACGTTCTGGCCCACCGTGACCCAGATCGCCCTGCTGGACATTGTTTTTTCGCTGGATTCGGTCATCACCGCCGTGGGCATGTCCGGGGAAATCGTCGTCATGGCGGCGGCGGTGATCGCGGCGGTCCTGGTCATGATGCGCTTCGCCGATCCGGTCAGCCATTTCGTGGCCCGGCACCCCACGGTGCAGATGCTGGCCCTGTCGTTTCTGATCCTTATCGGCGTATTCCTTGTGGCCGAGGGACTGGGCCGGCCCATAGACCGGGGCTACATCTATTTCGCCATGGCTTTTTCACTGCTGGTGGAGCTGCTCAACATGCGGGCGCGCAAGGCGGAAGCCAAACAAAACCGTCCGTAA
- a CDS encoding alpha/beta fold hydrolase: protein MGKFFASEQRGDMGIREVLAPTDDAPVYARVRIIVGRAPAVVCLHGLGDSHLAFEEAFETRYLAGASLIVPDMAGHGASPAARDYSMEAATGRVRAVLRHLTSQYGLRPSPLFLVGHSVGGIPAIYYCRDAAPGEVAHLILAEASVTRFGSFVTAHAEAARLSGRFDEWYDTFREQVIFRDYLGRFPFCRHYYASLRFCRREAFAGTVLAVRREAKSLPGKWSHAAGAALAGLQLPVTYAYGRDLAPETLTFLQQHDIRLRPFPTDCHFLMQAAAGEFYALLGECCL from the coding sequence ATGGGAAAATTCTTTGCCTCGGAGCAACGCGGCGACATGGGGATACGCGAGGTCCTCGCGCCGACGGACGACGCCCCGGTTTACGCCCGGGTTCGGATCATTGTCGGCCGGGCTCCGGCCGTGGTCTGTCTGCACGGCCTTGGCGACTCCCATTTGGCTTTCGAGGAAGCCTTCGAAACGCGCTATTTGGCCGGGGCCAGCCTCATTGTCCCGGACATGGCCGGCCACGGGGCCAGCCCCGCCGCCAGGGACTATTCCATGGAGGCCGCTACGGGCCGGGTCCGGGCCGTGCTCAGGCACCTCACGTCCCAATACGGCCTGCGTCCGAGCCCGCTGTTTCTGGTCGGGCATTCCGTGGGCGGCATTCCGGCCATCTACTACTGTCGCGATGCCGCGCCGGGCGAGGTGGCCCACCTGATCCTGGCCGAGGCCTCGGTCACGCGTTTCGGCTCGTTCGTCACCGCCCATGCCGAGGCGGCGAGGCTCTCCGGCCGTTTCGACGAATGGTACGACACGTTTCGGGAGCAGGTGATTTTTCGCGATTACCTCGGCCGGTTTCCCTTTTGCCGGCATTACTATGCCTCACTACGCTTCTGCCGCCGGGAGGCCTTTGCCGGCACCGTGCTGGCCGTGCGCCGGGAAGCCAAATCCCTGCCCGGGAAATGGAGCCATGCCGCCGGAGCGGCCCTGGCCGGGCTGCAACTGCCTGTCACCTATGCCTACGGCCGGGATCTTGCGCCGGAGACCCTGACTTTTTTGCAACAGCACGACATCCGCCTGCGCCCGTTTCCCACGGATTGCCATTTTCTCATGCAGGCCGCGGCCGGGGAATTTTACGCCCTGCTCGGGGAATGTTGTCTTTAG